Proteins encoded in a region of the Labrus mixtus chromosome 19, fLabMix1.1, whole genome shotgun sequence genome:
- the LOC132994330 gene encoding coiled-coil domain-containing protein 106-like isoform X1 produces MSVWQQEPSGYSPCVEIDSSSVRCKDRLASPAWLKQEQDELCIIKWESLQTGTSTDAVQDNTPSSAMPAASHAESLPPKVLLTITKLQCMLESKQERIAALERQVEDLIQDRKFLRSQLENLTSNRAMHTFASPSPVTEAPKSSKMQHSENKSRKREQVSCSSSDSSKSHSEASESSEMSAASSEHKRRKHHKDKKRSKKGKDYSRKRATGVQYVIHRYKQVLSAFIKKKNMSEAFRRLGIDRNTIANTASIAELHLAGKDMVPLVGTFRQGEETLVSYAQRCTLVIDSDPDLARRIDQMKANCELLPISGKRQRLLHSHMQPLVGPAESILIG; encoded by the exons ATGTCCGTGTGGCAGCAGGAGCCGTCGGGTTATTCCCCCTGCGTTGAGATCGACTCCAGCTCCGTGAGGTGCAAAGACAGGCTCGCCTCTCCGGCCTGGCTGAAGCAGGAGCAGGATGAACTCTGCATCATCAAGTGGGAGAGTCTCCAAACGGGAACGTCGACTGACGCCGTCCAGGACAACACACCCAGCAGCGCCATGCCAG CAGCCTCACATGCAGAGAGCCTCCCACCAAAGGTGCTGCTGACCATCACTAAGCTCCAGTGCATGCTGGAGAGCAAACAGGAGCGCATCGCCGCGCtggagagacaggtggaggacCTGATTCAGGACCGCAAGTTCCTGAGGAGCCAGTTAGAAAACCTCACAAGCAACCGTGCCATGCATACGTTTGCATCGCCCAGTCCAGTGACAGAAG CCCCGAAATCCAGCAAAATGCAGCACTCAGAAAACAAATCCCGTAAGAGAGAACAAgtttcctgcagctcctctgacAGCAGCAAAAGTCACTCTGAAGCGTCAGAGTCTTCAGAAATGTCTGCAGCCTCGAGTgaacacaagaggagaaaacaccacaaagacaagaaaaggtcaaagaaaGGGAAGGACTACAGCAGGAAGAGAG CCACCGGTGTCCAGTACGTCATCCACCGCTACAAACAAGTCCTGTCAGCCttcatcaaaaagaaaaacatgagcGAAGCTTTCCGCCGTCTAGGAATCGACCGGAACACCATCGCCAACACAGCGTCCATCGCCGAGCTCCACCTGGCCGGTAAAGACATGGTGCCCCTGGTGGGCACGTTTCGTCAAGGAGAAGAGACTTTGGTCAGCTACGCCCAAAGGTGCACCCTGGTCATCGACAGCGACCCCGATCTGGCGAGGAGAATAGACCAGATGAAAGCGAACTGCGAGCTTCTACCCATCTCGGGGAAAAGGCAGAGGCTGTTGCATTCTCACATGCAGCCACTAGTGGGCCCTGCAGAGAGCATTTTGATAGGTTGA
- the LOC132994330 gene encoding coiled-coil domain-containing protein 106-like isoform X2 has product MSVWQQEPSGYSPCVEIDSSSVRCKDRLASPAWLKQEQDELCIIKWESLQTGTSTDAVQDNTPSSAMPASHAESLPPKVLLTITKLQCMLESKQERIAALERQVEDLIQDRKFLRSQLENLTSNRAMHTFASPSPVTEAPKSSKMQHSENKSRKREQVSCSSSDSSKSHSEASESSEMSAASSEHKRRKHHKDKKRSKKGKDYSRKRATGVQYVIHRYKQVLSAFIKKKNMSEAFRRLGIDRNTIANTASIAELHLAGKDMVPLVGTFRQGEETLVSYAQRCTLVIDSDPDLARRIDQMKANCELLPISGKRQRLLHSHMQPLVGPAESILIG; this is encoded by the exons ATGTCCGTGTGGCAGCAGGAGCCGTCGGGTTATTCCCCCTGCGTTGAGATCGACTCCAGCTCCGTGAGGTGCAAAGACAGGCTCGCCTCTCCGGCCTGGCTGAAGCAGGAGCAGGATGAACTCTGCATCATCAAGTGGGAGAGTCTCCAAACGGGAACGTCGACTGACGCCGTCCAGGACAACACACCCAGCAGCGCCATGCCAG CCTCACATGCAGAGAGCCTCCCACCAAAGGTGCTGCTGACCATCACTAAGCTCCAGTGCATGCTGGAGAGCAAACAGGAGCGCATCGCCGCGCtggagagacaggtggaggacCTGATTCAGGACCGCAAGTTCCTGAGGAGCCAGTTAGAAAACCTCACAAGCAACCGTGCCATGCATACGTTTGCATCGCCCAGTCCAGTGACAGAAG CCCCGAAATCCAGCAAAATGCAGCACTCAGAAAACAAATCCCGTAAGAGAGAACAAgtttcctgcagctcctctgacAGCAGCAAAAGTCACTCTGAAGCGTCAGAGTCTTCAGAAATGTCTGCAGCCTCGAGTgaacacaagaggagaaaacaccacaaagacaagaaaaggtcaaagaaaGGGAAGGACTACAGCAGGAAGAGAG CCACCGGTGTCCAGTACGTCATCCACCGCTACAAACAAGTCCTGTCAGCCttcatcaaaaagaaaaacatgagcGAAGCTTTCCGCCGTCTAGGAATCGACCGGAACACCATCGCCAACACAGCGTCCATCGCCGAGCTCCACCTGGCCGGTAAAGACATGGTGCCCCTGGTGGGCACGTTTCGTCAAGGAGAAGAGACTTTGGTCAGCTACGCCCAAAGGTGCACCCTGGTCATCGACAGCGACCCCGATCTGGCGAGGAGAATAGACCAGATGAAAGCGAACTGCGAGCTTCTACCCATCTCGGGGAAAAGGCAGAGGCTGTTGCATTCTCACATGCAGCCACTAGTGGGCCCTGCAGAGAGCATTTTGATAGGTTGA
- the anxa13 gene encoding annexin A13, with translation MGNCQPTIVPYEEFDVIADIKAIRKACKGFGTDEQAIIDILANRCSFQRQEIKQAYFDKYDDELVDVLKSELSGNFENAILAMLDLPVIYAVKELRKAMKGAGTDEDVLVELLCTATNADIALFKECYFQVHERDLEADIEGDTSGDVRNLLMALLEGNRDESYDVDEDLAEQDATSMFEAGEGCFGTDESTFSYILASRNYLQLQATFKTYEQLSGTEILDAIENETSGTLKKCYIALVRVAKNPQLYFARRLNKAMKGAGTDDDTLIRIIVCRSEFDLETIKEMYLEKYDVSLKDALKDECSGDYKRLLLAICH, from the exons ATGGGCAACTGTCAA CCCACAATCGTGCCCTATGAGGAGTTtgatgtcatcgctgacatTAAGGCCATCCGCAAAGCCTGCAAAGGGTTCG gaACCGATGAGCAGGCCATCATCGACATCCTGGCCAACCGCTGTTCATTCCAGCGCCAGGAAATCAAACAGGCTTACTTTGACAAGTACGATGAC GAGTTGGTGGACGTGTTGAAGAGCGAGTTGTCGGGTAACTTCGAGAATGCCATCCTCGCCATGCTGGACCTGCCCGTCATCTACGCCGTGAAGGAGCTGAGGAAGGCCATGAAGGGAGCGGGCACGGATGAAGACGTCCTGGTGGAGCTCCTCTGCACTGCTACCAATGCT gacATCGCCTTGTTCaaggaatgctactttcaag TGCATGAACGGGATCTTGAAGCAGATATCGAGGGAGACACAAGCGGGGACGTCAGAAACCTGCTCATGGCTCTTTTGGAG GGCAACAGAGACGAGAGTTACGATGTGGACGAAGATCTGGCTGAACAAGATGCTACCTCCATGTTTGAG gcaGGTGAGGGTTGCTTTGGGACAGATGAGTCCACGTTCAGCTACATCCTGGCCTCCAGGAACTACCTGCAGCTCCAGGCCACATTCAAGACATATGAGCAG CTCTCTGGAACTGAAATCCTGGACGCCATCGAGAACGAGACATCTGGGACACTGAAGAAATGCTACATTGCTCTTG tgagAGTCGCTAAGAACCCTCAGCTCTACTTTGCCCGGCGTCTGAACAAAGCGATGAAAGGAGCGGGCACCGACGACGACACCCTCATCCGCATCATCGTGTGTCGCTCTGAG TTCGATTTGGAGACCATCAAAGAAATGTACCTGGAGAAGTACGATGTGTCTCTGAAGGACGCCCTGAAGGACGAGTGCAGCGGGGACTATAAACGTCTCCTGCTGGCGATCTGCCACTGA